In the genome of Actinobacillus genomosp. 1, the window AAAAATTTAACCCCGGTAGCTGGGCATTGTTTAGTAAAGCGTTACCCAATTTAGCAGAAATGGCGGATATCGGTAACATCAATGCCGGTACCTTCTCGTTGGAAAAAACCTTAGCGTTAAAACCGGATGTATTGGTGTTAGCCGATTGGCAATATCAAACGATCGCCGCCGATATTCCTCGTATCGAGCAAGCCGGTATTCCGATTGTCGTGGTGGACTTCAATGCGCAAACCGTAGAGAAACACACGAAAAGTATCCAACTTTTCGGGCAACTAGCCGGTACGGAAACACGTGCAAATCAGATCGCAAGCGAATATGAACAAGGTATTAAAGAGATTCAAAAACGTGTAGCGGCAAGCGGTCAAAAACCACCGAAAATTTACGTTGAATTCGGTAACAAAGGTCCGGCGGAATATAGCTTCACTTTCGGTAAAAATATGTGGGGAGCGATTGCGAATACGGTTGGTGGCGACAATATTGCCGCACCGTTTATTGAAAACTGGGGGCCGATTAATCCGGAGCAATTCTTAGCGTCTAATCCAGAGGTGGTGATTATTTCCGGTACGGAAATGGGTACCGATAAAAATGCCGAAATTATGGCAATGGGGATTAATATCAGTGAAGCGGATGCACAAAAACGCCTTGCCGGTTTTACTCAGCGAGCCGGTTGGTCGAACGTACCAGCGGTGAAAAAAGGCAATGTGTACGGCATTTATCACACTGCGTCTCGTTCGATTACCGACTTAGCCAGTGCGCAATTTATGGCGAAAACGCTTTATCCTGAACGGTTTAAAGATATTGATCCGGAGAAAACCTATTTGGATTTCCACCGTCAATATCTGCCGGTTGTACCGCAAGGCACATTTTTTATTAAGTTAAAATAACCCGTCAATTTAGTGGCAAGCGGGCTTTGGCTCACTTGCCTTTTTTGAGCCTATTATGTCACATTCGATAGCCATTACTACCTGCCAAACTTACCCCAATCTTCCCGAGAATTTACAACCGCTGGTTCGCTTATTACAGGCTAACGGACTGCAAGTCAAAGTGGATTGCTGGCAAAATCAGCCGCAAGCTGATGTTATCTTACCGCTTTGTGCGTGGGACTACGCCCAACAGCCGAAACGCTTCCGCCAATGGCTGCAACAAGCGGTCGAATTCGGGCAAAAATTTGCAAATCCTGTTTGGTTAATGGATTGGAATATGCACAAAAGCTATTTACTGGATTTACAGCAAATGGGCGTAGATGTGATTCCAAGCCAACTATTATTGGCGGATCTCGCCCTAATTCAGACCGCTTGTCAGCCGTACCACCAAAACGGACAAGCTGTGGTGATCAAACCGGCGATCGGGCAGAGTGGTAATGCGGTCATCAAATGGCAAGCGGATCAAGCGATACCGGATTTTAGCCCCTATTTAGGACAACAAATCGTGTTACAACCCTATATTAAGGAAGTGGCGGAGAATGGCGAAACCAGTTTGATTTTCTTTGCCGGTGAATTTAGCCATGCGGTAAGACGCCAACCGCCCAAAGGCGAATGGCGGGCAAATTCAGCTTATGG includes:
- a CDS encoding ABC transporter substrate-binding protein, whose amino-acid sequence is MKKQYFKRLIASTLLFAGISAQAEVKVLQDVLDRQVKVDVPAKRVVLGFYYPDYIAATGSENFKHVVGISREFWEKFNPGSWALFSKALPNLAEMADIGNINAGTFSLEKTLALKPDVLVLADWQYQTIAADIPRIEQAGIPIVVVDFNAQTVEKHTKSIQLFGQLAGTETRANQIASEYEQGIKEIQKRVAASGQKPPKIYVEFGNKGPAEYSFTFGKNMWGAIANTVGGDNIAAPFIENWGPINPEQFLASNPEVVIISGTEMGTDKNAEIMAMGINISEADAQKRLAGFTQRAGWSNVPAVKKGNVYGIYHTASRSITDLASAQFMAKTLYPERFKDIDPEKTYLDFHRQYLPVVPQGTFFIKLK
- a CDS encoding ATP-grasp domain-containing protein, with amino-acid sequence MSHSIAITTCQTYPNLPENLQPLVRLLQANGLQVKVDCWQNQPQADVILPLCAWDYAQQPKRFRQWLQQAVEFGQKFANPVWLMDWNMHKSYLLDLQQMGVDVIPSQLLLADLALIQTACQPYHQNGQAVVIKPAIGQSGNAVIKWQADQAIPDFSPYLGQQIVLQPYIKEVAENGETSLIFFAGEFSHAVRRQPPKGEWRANSAYGVAILPTVPPQNIIRQARDVLMKLPEMPIYARVDGTIIGDRFLLNELELIEPALYLHTDPQAAARFAQVLMQKIT